TTTTGGTGCTTGACGGCGTAGTCGATCGCCAGCTGAACGCTGGTGATCTTCTCGGCTTCTTCATCGGGGATTTCGATGCCGAACTCGTCTTCGAGTGCCATCACCAATTCCACGGTGTCGAGCGAGTCGGCGCCCAGGTCGGCCACGAAGGCCTTTTCGTTGGTCACATCGGACTCAGGCACGCCGAGTTGCTCGGCGATGATTTTCTTGACACGTGCTTCGATATCGCTCATGACTCCTCCAGGAGGGGTTTGCTAGGAACAGCCCGGGATTCTAAGGCCTCTAGGGAGTCGCGCCTAAAACAAGGCATTGCGGCACATCAGAGAACCTTCACCGGCCGGGCAAATCCGGTGGATGGCGGCGGAACTGCCGCCATCTCAAATCTGTCAGTTCATGAACATGCCGCCGTTGACATGCAGTTCACTGCCGGTAATGTAGGCTGCCTTCGGTGACGCGAGGAAGGCAACAGCCTCCGCAATTTCCCGCGGCTCGCCCAGGCGGCCCACCGGGATCTGCGCCAGCAGCGCGGCCTTCTGCGCCTCGGGCAGCACTTCGGTCATGTCGGTGGCGATGAAACCAGGCGCCACGCAGTTGACGGTGATGCCGCGGCTGCCCAGCTCGCGCGCCAGCGAGCGCGTCATGCCGGCAACACCGGCCTTGGCCGCCGCGTAGTTGGCCTGGCCCGGGTTGCCCGAAGCCCCGACCACCGAAGTGATACTGATGATGCGGCCATAACGCTGTTTCATCATGGTGCGCATGACGGCGCGGCTCATGCGGAACACGGCCTTCAGATTGGTGTCCAGCACGGCATCCCAATCGTCGTCCTTCATGCGCATGGCCAGGGTGTCGCGGGTGATGCCGGCGTTGTTGACCAGCACGTGCAGGCCGCCATGGGCTTTGACGATGCCGTCCACGGCCGCTTCAACCGCGGCCGCATCATTGACATTGAGCACCACGCCCGAGCCACCCAGCGCAGCCAGGGCCTCGCCGATGGCGGCCGCACCGGATTCGCTGGTGGCGGTGCCGATGACCTTGTAGCCCTGCTCGGCCAGGGTCAGGGCGATGGAGCGGCCGATGCCGCGGCTGGCGCCGGTGACCAGGGCCACTTGGGGGGTGCTGCTTGTCGTCGTGTCAGTCATGATCTTCTTGCGGTTTCGTTGGAAGGTGCAGACGGGGCGATGCTCAGCCCAGCAGTGCGCGTGCCTCGGCCAGGCTGGCCGGGTCCAGCACGGTGGCGCTGATCAGTTCGGCATCGACACGCTTGGCCAGGCCGGCCAGGACCTTGCCCGGGCCGCACTCCAGCACATGCTGGATGCCCTGCGCCTTCAGCGCCTGCACCACTTCGACCCAGCGCACCGGGCCGAAAGCCTGGCGGTACAGCGCATCGCGCAGGCCGGCGGCATCGCCGACTGCGGCCACATCGATGTTGTTGATCACCGGAAACTGCAGCGCCGCAAACTCGGTCGCGGCCAGACGCCCTTGCAGCGCCAGCGCCGCCGGCTTCATCAGGCTCGAGTGGAAGGGCGCCGACACCGGCAGCAGCAGCGCGCGCTTGGCGCCCGCGGCCTTGAGCAACTCACAGGCCTTGTCGACCCCGGCCTTGGTGCCGGCAATCACGGTCTGCTTGGGGTCATTGAAATTGGCGGCCTCCACGGCCTCACCGGTGGCGGCGGCCGCGGCGGCACAACCCTCGATCACGGCCGCGCTGTCCAGACCCAGGATGGCCGCCATGGCGCCCACGCCCACCGGCACGGCCTCTTGCATGGCTTGGGCACGGAATCGCACCAGAGGCAGGGCCTCGGCCAGCGTCAGCGCACCGGCCGCCACCAGGGCGGTGTACTCGCCCAGCGAGTGGCCGGCCGCAGCCGCCGGCAGCAAGCCGGTTTCAGCCACCCAGGCGCGGTAGCAGGCAATGCCGGCCGTCAGCATCACGGGCTGGGTGTTGGTGGTCAGGTCCAGCTGCTCTTTCGGGCCGGCCTTGATCAGGGCGCCGATGTCTTCGCCCAGGGCCTCGGATGCTTCGGCCAGGGTGCGAGCCACTTCAGGGTGATCGCCCCAGGCGTCCAGCATGCCTACGGTTTGCGAGCCTTGGCCCGGAAAGACGAATGCGAACTTTGCGCTCATGATCGTGTGTCGAAGAATTGAAGATGAAGTAACTCGGAATTGCAGCGGAGGCAAAAGCCGTGAAGCGCGGCCTGCGGAATCAGAAATCCAGCAGCACGGCACCCCAGGTGAAGCCGCCCCCCACGCCTTCCAGCATCACGGTGTCACCGGCCTTGACGCGGCCGTCACGCACCGCCACATCGAGGGCCAGCGGGATCGACGCCGCCGAGGTGTTGCCGTGCTGATCCACGGTGACCACCACCTTGTCCAGCGGCAGCTTCAGCTTCTTGGCCGTGCCCTGCATGATGCGGATATTGGCTTGATGAGGAATCAGCCAATCGATGTCATCCTCGCTGCGGCCGGCTTTTTCCAGCACCGAGCGGGCCACTTTTTCCAGCACGCCGACGGCCAGCTTGAACACGGCCTGGCCGTCCATCTTCAGCAGCGGGTCGCCGCTGACCTTGCCGCCCGAGACATGGCCGGGTACGCAAAGAATGCCCGAGTGCTTGCCATCGGCATGCAGCTCGGTGGCCAGGATGCCCGGCGTCTCGCTGGCGCCCAAAACCACGGCACCGGCGCCATCGCCAAACAGCACACAGGTGGTGCGGTCCTTGAAATCAAGGATGCGCGAGAACACCTCGGCGCCCACAACCAGGGCCTTGTTGGCCGCGCCGGTGCGGATCATGGAATCCGCCACCGTCAGCGCGTAGACAAAGCCGGAGCAGACCGCCTGCACATCGAAGGCGGCGCCACCGGCGATGCCCAGCTTGTGTTGAAGCAGGCAGGCGGTCGAGGGGAAGACCATGTCCGGCGTCGAAGTGGCGACGATGATGAGATCGATCTCATCGGCCGCAATGCCGGCCGCGGCAATGGCGGCTTGCGCAGCGGGCAAGGCCAGGTCGCTGGCCGTCACGCCTTCGGCGGCGAAATGGCGGGCATGGATGCCGGTGCGCTCGACGATCCACTCATCCGAGGTCTCGATGCCATCGGCGGCCAGCTGTGCGGCCAGCTCGGCATTGCTCAGACGCAGTGGCGGCAGGTAGCTGCCGGTGCCGATGATGCGGGCGTAGCGCGCCGAAGGCATGGCCGTCGAAGGCGTGGGAGCAAATGCGGGGGTGTTCGTGGCGCTGGGGATGGTGGTCATGCAGCTTGGGCGACCGGGGCCGCCTTGTCTCCTGAGTCGCCCACCGCGAGCCCCTCGGTGCCGGTCGTGGTGCCGGGCGTGGCTTGCAGCGTGGCAATGATGCGATCGTGTACCCGGTCGAGCAACCGGTTGCGGGCGGCATCATACGCTCGGTTCAAAGCGTTCTCGAAAGCGAAGGCATCGGCCGAGCCATGGCTTTTGAACACCAGGCCACGCAGGCCCAGCAGGGCTGCACCGTTGAAGCGACGGTGGTCGACGCGACCTTTGAAGCGCTTGAGCACCGGCATCGCCAGAGCGGCGGCCGCCTTGCTGATCCAGCTGCGACCGAACTCCTCGCGGATGATGGTGATGATCATGGTGGCCAGGCCTTCGGCCGTCTTCAGCGCGACGTTACCGACAAAACCATCGCACACAACCAGGTCGACCGTGCCCTTGAAGATGTCATTGCCTTCCACATTGCCGTGGAAATTCAGCTGACCAGCAGCCGCCGCAGCGCGCAGCAACTCACCCGCGCGCTTGATGGTTTCGCTGCCCTTGATGACCTCTTCACCAATATTGAGCAGACCGACACGCGGCTCGGGCTTGCCATCCACAGCCGCGACCAGGGCGCTGCCCATCAGCGCGAATTGCAGCAGGTGCTCGGCCGAGCAATCGACATTGGCGCCCAGGTCCAACATGGTGGTGTAGCCGCCGAGCTGGTTGGGCATGACCGAGGCAATGGCCGGGCGATCGATGCCATCCAGGGTCTTGAGCAGATAGCGCGAGACCGCCATCAGGGCGCCGGTGTTGCCGGCCGACACGCAGGCATCGGCCAGCGGCAAGCCGCCGTCGGCCGACTTGAGCTGGCTGATGGCCACCCGCATGGACGAATCCTTCTTGCGGCGCAGCGCCACCTCGACCGGGTCGTCCATGGTCACCACTTCACTGGCGGGCACGATGCGGCAGCGTGGCCATTGGACGGCCGCAGCCAGCGCATCGGGCAGGCCCACCAGCAGCAGTTCGGCTTGCGGGTGCTTGGCGAGGAAGGCCTCACAGGCCGGCAAGGTGATGGACGGCCCATGGTCGCCGCCCATGCAATCGACAGCCAGGCGCACCCGGGCCAAAGGCTCGGCCACGGACACCGCGGGCTGGGCGGGCAGACGGGAATCGACAGAAGACATCACAGCAACCCAGGTGAAAGCCGGCCACAGAAAAACGGCCGGACACGAAAACTCAGGCCGTGCAGCGCCCTCGCGCACGCACACCCGAGTGGATCAAGCCAATATGTCAGGCCATGCGGTCTCTTGCCAACGGTGGAAACACCGCGCAACAGAGCCCGCAGAAAACACAAAAACCCGGCACTGCAACAAGGCACAGGCCGGGAATTCGTGATCACAGCAGATCGTGAGATCAACGCGCCGCCTGGGGCAGGCGCGTCAGTCGAAATCGATCAGGCGTCAGCCTTGGTCTTCAGGACCTTGCGGCCGCGGTAGAAGCCGGTGGGGCTGATGTGGTGACGCAGATGCACTTCGCCGGTAGTCGGCTCGATGGCAGTGCCCGGGGTGACCAGGGCATTGTGCGAACGGTGCATGCCACGCTTGGAAGGCGACTTCTTGTTTTGCTGAACGGCCATGAAATTCTCCTAAGGCTCCGGTGATTGAGGCGCGGCGGTCTGGATTTGCTGAAGCGGTTCGCTCCAGCTCTCCACGCAGACCAGCGACCTACACACCCCGGGCGCCGCGATTGCTGTGTACACAAGCGTCGCGAGCATCAAGCGCACCATGCGCCAGCGG
This region of Paucibacter aquatile genomic DNA includes:
- the fabD gene encoding ACP S-malonyltransferase, with translation MSAKFAFVFPGQGSQTVGMLDAWGDHPEVARTLAEASEALGEDIGALIKAGPKEQLDLTTNTQPVMLTAGIACYRAWVAETGLLPAAAAGHSLGEYTALVAAGALTLAEALPLVRFRAQAMQEAVPVGVGAMAAILGLDSAAVIEGCAAAAAATGEAVEAANFNDPKQTVIAGTKAGVDKACELLKAAGAKRALLLPVSAPFHSSLMKPAALALQGRLAATEFAALQFPVINNIDVAAVGDAAGLRDALYRQAFGPVRWVEVVQALKAQGIQHVLECGPGKVLAGLAKRVDAELISATVLDPASLAEARALLG
- a CDS encoding beta-ketoacyl-ACP synthase III gives rise to the protein MPSARYARIIGTGSYLPPLRLSNAELAAQLAADGIETSDEWIVERTGIHARHFAAEGVTASDLALPAAQAAIAAAGIAADEIDLIIVATSTPDMVFPSTACLLQHKLGIAGGAAFDVQAVCSGFVYALTVADSMIRTGAANKALVVGAEVFSRILDFKDRTTCVLFGDGAGAVVLGASETPGILATELHADGKHSGILCVPGHVSGGKVSGDPLLKMDGQAVFKLAVGVLEKVARSVLEKAGRSEDDIDWLIPHQANIRIMQGTAKKLKLPLDKVVVTVDQHGNTSAASIPLALDVAVRDGRVKAGDTVMLEGVGGGFTWGAVLLDF
- the plsX gene encoding phosphate acyltransferase PlsX, with translation MRLAVDCMGGDHGPSITLPACEAFLAKHPQAELLLVGLPDALAAAVQWPRCRIVPASEVVTMDDPVEVALRRKKDSSMRVAISQLKSADGGLPLADACVSAGNTGALMAVSRYLLKTLDGIDRPAIASVMPNQLGGYTTMLDLGANVDCSAEHLLQFALMGSALVAAVDGKPEPRVGLLNIGEEVIKGSETIKRAGELLRAAAAAGQLNFHGNVEGNDIFKGTVDLVVCDGFVGNVALKTAEGLATMIITIIREEFGRSWISKAAAALAMPVLKRFKGRVDHRRFNGAALLGLRGLVFKSHGSADAFAFENALNRAYDAARNRLLDRVHDRIIATLQATPGTTTGTEGLAVGDSGDKAAPVAQAA
- the acpP gene encoding acyl carrier protein, which codes for MSDIEARVKKIIAEQLGVPESDVTNEKAFVADLGADSLDTVELVMALEDEFGIEIPDEEAEKITSVQLAIDYAVKHQKA
- the rpmF gene encoding 50S ribosomal protein L32, giving the protein MAVQQNKKSPSKRGMHRSHNALVTPGTAIEPTTGEVHLRHHISPTGFYRGRKVLKTKADA
- the fabG gene encoding 3-oxoacyl-ACP reductase FabG → MTDTTTSSTPQVALVTGASRGIGRSIALTLAEQGYKVIGTATSESGAAAIGEALAALGGSGVVLNVNDAAAVEAAVDGIVKAHGGLHVLVNNAGITRDTLAMRMKDDDWDAVLDTNLKAVFRMSRAVMRTMMKQRYGRIISITSVVGASGNPGQANYAAAKAGVAGMTRSLARELGSRGITVNCVAPGFIATDMTEVLPEAQKAALLAQIPVGRLGEPREIAEAVAFLASPKAAYITGSELHVNGGMFMN